From the genome of Ziziphus jujuba cultivar Dongzao chromosome 4, ASM3175591v1:
CCATTCATGTCCATGTTACCAAATATTATTGTATGGTGAGTGAAAGAGTTGAAAACTTTATGCTGCCCTTATTCGCCAGTTTGATGAGGATAATTGACATACAAGAGTAGCATTTTTGCATAGGCATAGGTTAGCTGAGACATGGGAAAGGGAGTTATTCTTCTGTCAGCCATTCGTTTCTGCAATACAAGTTTGAATCGTATTCTTCAAGATGGGGATTAGATGATACAAGTTTGAGGAAGACAAAATATTGATGTCAATTGCGTACACAAcctatatttgttttgtttttcatttgttttaggTGAGAACAAATGGTTAAAGAGGAAACTCATCCTAACTCTTTAGATGCATTCCTCTGCTCCAATTCCACTTAGAATGATGGTACCTGTTTGGgaaatttttattagatttataCTCAATAATCAATAGTaagttttcataaaaaaaagaaataaaacaccAGAAGTAAGTTGATGGCTGTGTTTGATAGTTTGTGTTAAACACAACAGCAGGTAGAAAAGTAAATTTAGGACGTTTGAGTAGTCATAAGCTTCTTCAATTTTTACTTGTAATTGAGCACACATTTGAAAAGGTTTTCACCTACACAGATCAATCTCTTTCACTTGATACGGTTTTTGGTGCTTCTGAAACCAGTATTACCATATGATGAGAATCCCCATCCGTTTCTTATTGGATGCAAACTTTATGAATTTGATACCCTTAGATTTGCTTATTTGCCTGCAATGTCACTCCAGGGATATTTATCGGTGACGAAAATGTTATACACTTCACACGAGGAGGAGGAAAAGATCGTATTATATCAAGCTCATCTCAATCCCATCCTTCAAAAAGTACCTGTGCGATGAACACTGACCAGTCAAGGCTTGATCGTGTGGTTACTACCAACttagataattttcttttaggTGGAAAACTTTATCGATTTGAATATGGTGTTAATTTAGCTCTCTTTATTGCCAAAACTCGAGGGGGTACATGTACCCGTGCCCCTAGTGATCCTCTTGAAGTTGTCAAGCACCGTTTGTCTTACCACCTCAAGAACGGCTTTGGTGACTACCACCTTTTCAAAAACAACTGTGAAGACTTTGCAATTTATTGCAAAACAGGCTTTAAAGTGGCAGACTACAATTTTAGTATTGGCAGGAGTGGACAGGCAGCGTCATTGGTTGTTGCAATTTTTGCTTTCATTTGTTCTAAAATGCGATCCCCGGCTGTTAGAATTACTGTTCCTCATTTTGTTGTTGGTTATGGCATTTACTCTGCCTGTAGATTGGCTTTGGATATCAGAGTTGGTCATAATGGTGGGGAAGCTGCAGATGAG
Proteins encoded in this window:
- the LOC107415788 gene encoding protein LEAD-SENSITIVE 1-like isoform X3, which gives rise to MDMGSGASALSDFDRWSCATVWRMLLNTTWSVLSNKIQREELKPGDHIYTWRHSYSYAHHGIFIGDENVIHFTRGGGKDRIISSSSQSHPSKSTCAMNTDQSRLDRVVTTNLDNFLLGGKLYRFEYGVNLALFIAKTRGGTCTRAPSDPLEVVKHRLSYHLKNGFGDYHLFKNNCEDFAIYCKTGFKVADYNFSIGRSGQAASLVVAIFAFICSKMRSPAVRITVPHFVVGYGIYSACRLALDIRVGHNGGEAADERLAEEESDGNFRHPGSVKFNSVFLILKGVAYHLLLLAVWWICCVLQWATERIRFQLGWYILTATLCRLLFVPFDPENKKNSQLLSLLNNLRAVFVSALRR